A region from the Rhodothermales bacterium genome encodes:
- a CDS encoding DUF1801 domain-containing protein, protein MMQDVRFASVEAFLAYLPADERAIVDRLRAVVRETVQEAEERLSYNVPYYRRHKDICFIWPGSVAWAGKTKQGVILGFTQGIRMNDPHGYLDLSGRKQVGMHVYHDVSEIDAPLVADYLAEAVRVDEQGAAARAQGRKGAA, encoded by the coding sequence ATGATGCAGGACGTCCGCTTCGCTTCGGTCGAGGCGTTTCTCGCCTACCTGCCGGCGGACGAGCGCGCCATCGTCGATCGGCTTCGCGCCGTGGTGCGCGAGACGGTCCAGGAGGCCGAGGAGCGGCTGTCGTACAATGTGCCGTATTACCGCCGGCACAAGGACATCTGCTTCATCTGGCCCGGTTCGGTGGCCTGGGCCGGTAAGACGAAGCAGGGCGTCATCCTCGGCTTCACGCAAGGCATACGGATGAACGATCCGCACGGGTATCTGGATCTGAGCGGCCGCAAACAGGTGGGCATGCACGTCTATCACGACGTCTCCGAAATCGATGCTCCCCTGGTGGCGGACTATCTCGCCGAGGCCGTGCGCGTCGACGAACAAGGGGCCGCTGCGCGGGCGCAGGGCCGAAAAGGGGCCGCGTAA
- a CDS encoding sialate O-acetylesterase has translation MLRYLTLLALVFAACGPSGDADTRAADQSAMELFLLAGQSNMAGRGDVETQDRLPDPRVLMFTQEGEWKPAVDPVHFDKPIAGVGPGRSFGLAVAEKTPGVVVGLIPTAVGGSPISTWRPGARDDATNTHPYDDAMRRLAQARQRGELKAVLWHQGESDSQEALAPLYKERLAELIARFRDQTGNPNLPFLIGQMGRFPEKPWTEAWTEVDRAQRELAAEIPGVAFVPSDGLTHKGDTLHFDTASAREMGRRYAEAYFKLIERP, from the coding sequence ATGTTACGTTATTTGACGCTGCTGGCGCTCGTCTTCGCCGCCTGTGGGCCGTCGGGCGATGCCGATACCCGGGCCGCCGATCAGTCCGCCATGGAACTGTTTCTGCTTGCCGGCCAATCGAACATGGCCGGCCGGGGCGATGTCGAGACGCAGGACCGGCTGCCCGATCCCCGGGTGCTGATGTTCACGCAGGAGGGGGAGTGGAAGCCGGCGGTGGATCCGGTCCACTTTGACAAGCCGATCGCCGGCGTGGGCCCGGGGCGTTCCTTCGGCCTGGCCGTCGCGGAGAAAACGCCCGGCGTCGTCGTCGGCCTCATCCCGACCGCCGTCGGTGGATCGCCGATCTCGACCTGGCGTCCCGGCGCGCGGGACGACGCCACGAACACCCACCCCTACGACGACGCGATGCGTCGGCTCGCACAGGCCAGGCAACGGGGCGAACTCAAGGCCGTGCTCTGGCACCAGGGGGAAAGCGACAGCCAGGAAGCCCTCGCGCCCCTGTACAAGGAGCGTCTCGCGGAGCTGATCGCGCGGTTCCGGGACCAGACCGGCAACCCGAACCTTCCGTTCCTGATCGGTCAGATGGGGCGGTTTCCGGAGAAGCCCTGGACCGAGGCCTGGACCGAGGTGGATCGCGCCCAGCGCGAACTGGCCGCCGAAATCCCCGGCGTCGCGTTCGTGCCGTCGGACGGCCTCACGCACAAGGGAGATACGCTGCATTTCGACACCGCCTCGGCGCGTGAGATGGGGCGTCGATACGCCGAGGCCTATTTCAAGCTGATCGAGCGACCCTAG